The following is a genomic window from Desulfonatronum thiosulfatophilum.
CAAGGGATACGTTATTGATGAACTTGATCCCGTTCACTTCTCCTAGATCAACTTCCTTCATCTGCATGGAATCCATGAGGCGAATCGCTTCCACGGGCTCCAGCGGAATGCCGAGATCGCGGCAAAAATTGTTTTTTGTGCCAAGCGGGAGCACAACGAGCAAAATTCCCGTATTTGACAGGATGTTTGCAGCAGTGCTCACGGTCCCATCGCCCCCGCCGACCACAAGCATCTCGATTCCCCGTTTTTGAAGTCGCTCCACCTCCTGTCGGATCTGATCCCCTGAAACGATAGCCAAATGATCAGCGGAGATGCGGGCAAGAAGATGCTCCTTTATCTCTTCAATGCGATCTGTTTTCTGCTGGGGCGGCAGTGTGCCGGTGTTTTTGTTGATGACTGCGCCAATTTTCGTCATGAGCAAAGTCCAGGTTTGAATATCTACTTGAAAAGGAAATGTTCGTGATGCCCAAGTGAAAAGCTTGGTCACTACTCATCCAAGGTCCGGCTTGCCTTGCTTTGGCGGCCTCGAAATGGAGGGCTGATTTACAAAAAATATTCATTTCCATGGACATGACCAGCCCGAGGACTGTTCAGCGTTCACTCGCAATAAAAGTTTGTTTGGAATTACAACGAGGTACTGTGAAGTACTTTCTTCGAAAATTGATTCTGGGGTGGAATTGATTACGGCAGGTAACTACTCGGTTGCGTTTCGCCTTGTCTCAATTTTTAGGCGCAACTCCTCCGCGGATTCCGTAACATCGAACCTGTTCAAGGAGGAGTTTGAGGGTAATTAGAGAGGGGGCGGGTTGGGTGACGGGTTTGGCTGGAAAATCACGGGAACTCTCGCCAGACCGTCTTGATTATGGCAATTCGGTGCGGCTGTTTTCAATTCGCATCCTTCCGGCAGAAGAGAGGCGAGTGGTTGTTGGGGGTGATGCGTGTGGCGATCCCACAAGGTGCTTCACAGTAGCCCTCTGGGGCCAGTGGCCGTTGACGTCTTGTCAGTTCATCCCCTCGTTCAATAATCCCGTTTCCAGAACAATCCCAACCCGCCGCCTCTGGGGCCGAGGGTGCTTTCAAGGCTGATCCTCGGTGTCAAATCGATATCCGCGGAAACGGTTTCCTCTCCGGTTTTCATGTCCCTGTCCAGACGCAGGTAGACCCGCTCGTTGATGTATTTGCCGGCACGCAGGCTGATGTCGCCGCCTTGGCCGGTGACTACGTCCAGGTCGTCCAGGAGCAGGATGTCGCGGGCCGTGCCCATGATGTCCAGGCCGCCGCCGTGTCCGGCCAGTTCCCGGGCGGCCAGGGCCAGTTGCGCAGCCTGGGTGGGCGAGATTCTGGCGAGGGAGCGGCCGAAGAGCATCTGGGCCAGGATTTCATCCTGGGGCAGGGGGGGATCGGATTCAAGGGTCGGCGGGCTGATGTCCGGAGGCACGCCGGAGATGCGCACGATGAAGGTTTTCTCCCCGTCCGGGTCGCGTCTGGTCTGGGTGGCGATCAAGTTCACATAGGGCCTCGGCGGTTGACTGCCGGTAAACTGGATGACGCTTTCCTCGTCAATCGTGAAGCGCTTGCCCAAGAGGTCCAGGCGACCTCTTTGGGGGCGTATTTCCCCGCGAATGATCGGTTCCGAGGCATTCCCCGAAATGTGCAGATTTCCTCCCCATTCCGAATCCAGACCCCGGCCGCGCACAAAAAAACGGCTGGGAAAATGGACCCCGATATCCAGCGCAAGGGGAGGTATGGGCGGGGTAAACACGGCATCTTCCGCGGAATCTCTGGGCTTATGGACATCCACGACATCGAGATCCACGACCCGCGGACCTCCCAGATCCCTGAGAAACACTTCGACCCGGTCCAGGTTCACTTGGCCGCTCACCTCCTGAGCCTCGGTGGTGCCGGAAACATCCATGGAGATTCGAGACAGCCGGGCCCGCGCCTGCGGACTGTCCAGGACGTTCATGTTGGCGCCGCTCAAGGTGAAGCGGAACGGAAAGTTGTGCTCTGGATCGAGATCGGCCCGGCCTTCCAGTCGCAGCGTGCCCTGGTCGCCGTCCGTGGCGGTTAGGGATTCCAGGATGAAATGTTCCTCCGTAATTCGGGCATCGCCCTCGATGTCCTGGATCAGCACGCCCTGCAGAAGGTGCTGGTATCCGCCCCGGCGCACCTGGATGCGTCCACCGGGTTCCGGAGCATCAATGGTTCCGGCAAGCTGTAAGTCCAGGCCGAGTAGGCCGGCGAGCAACTGACTGTCCGGAAGGACAATGTCCCCCAGCCATCCCAAATCCAGATTGCCGACCACGGATGCCGTCACGGGCTCGTCCCGGGGCAGATCCAATCCGACCGGGTCGAGGCTCAGACGCATCCGAGCCTGTCCTTGGGCCT
Proteins encoded in this region:
- a CDS encoding diacylglycerol/lipid kinase family protein gives rise to the protein MTKLFTWASRTFPFQVDIQTWTLLMTKIGAVINKNTGTLPPQQKTDRIEEIKEHLLARISADHLAIVSGDQIRQEVERLQKRGIEMLVVGGGDGTVSTAANILSNTGILLVVLPLGTKNNFCRDLGIPLEPVEAIRLMDSMQMKEVDLGEVNGIKFINNVSLGVYPKMVAEREEITKKRGWRKWQAQIVAALIALRKMPKMKLVLEDEVYTAKRFTPLVFVGNNEYQGGFESDFHRPAINEGKLWLCMARSLGILTLLRMIYVLSVRGIQEMENLEMRSVTKLIVRSHHRKLKVAIDGEIHKLSMPLRFRSLEKALRVAVP